One Pelodiscus sinensis isolate JC-2024 chromosome 9, ASM4963464v1, whole genome shotgun sequence genomic window, attacattatttgtcgagccatggctattagccaggatgggtaagaatggttcCCTAGCCTCTCTTAGTTAGAAATTGGGTAACAGAGTGGGatcacttgttctgttcattttgtCTGGTGCACCTGGCACtattagaagacaggatattgtgctagatgggcctttggtctgacctagtaagaccattgttatgttcttatattcttattttaTATAACTGCTTCTTGTGAACATTAGCCATGCCTAGATGCAAAGGGTTTATGTACAGGGGGATCCTACAATTCTAATCATGTCACACCACAGTTCATATACACCTATCATAGCTAACAGCATCTATGCTTGCATGTAAAGATCAACTGATTGCCAGATTGCATATGGCATGCTTATCAGTTCAGGACATTTCTGCTGACATTGTTTATAAGAAACATAACCATATTAATTAATTTCCATTACCCTCAATAATATATTCACAATAGTTAGTTGTTTAAGCCATTACAGTAACTACTATTCAATAATTACTTACTGTGGCATATCTTGTCTTAACTTGGAATTGTACCTGTCAGCTAAGTGCATAGTTTTGGCTCACAAATTACAGAGAAATACAAATTCTTCTAGTTACTCTTAGAATATTGAAAGGGTACatggaaaaatacattttaaagtagCCAAAGCACAATGCCAACCATATATCCGCTGGGGCTGTGAAGTCCTATGCCTTCCCATCCCAAAGGCTATCTAGCTATCCTATAGGGCAAAAATTGAGCCTTCAGCAAGAAATTCTGGAGTTTTAAGAAATCATGGAGCCCTCTAGAGGCACAGTGTTGATAGACCTTTATTATTAAATCTCTCCTTCTAAGCCATTGTGCCTTTCAGATCTGTGAGTGAAAACGTCCCAGACTAGCCCTAATTATCAACACCAATGGCATGTTCATATTTGCTTTTTGTCAATGAGTTTGTGTCCCAGGATGCATCCACACATATCTGAAACCTCTGGAAAATGCACACATGGGCCTAATTTGTTTTATTTAGAGTTAAAGTTTGTTAGCATGAGAATTTGTTTTATCTTCACCTGTTGAGCACTTCAGACACAGTCAGATAAACTGACAAATGACTGGTTAACCAAATAGTAGGCAGTCATGTGAAATATGTCACACGTAAATGTAATGTGAACTTTACACTCTTGCAGGACTATAAAGAGCCAGTGAGAGCACTAAACCTCAGTCTCAGGCACCATGAAGACCTTTCTTCTGCTAGCAACTGTGGGCCTATGCTGGGCACAATACAACCCAAATACAAAAGATGGGAAGACATCTATTGTCCACCTTTTTGAATGGCGTTGGGCTGACATTGCTCTTGAATGTGAACGGTATTTAAAACCCAATGGATATGGTGGAGTTCAGGTATGTAGCCTTTACCATACAATACAATTTCTCTATGTTTTGGAACTATTTATTTACCAGAGAAAAAGGTTTGGTTTGTAGAGGGCAGGCAACACATTTACCAACAGTAGAAATTAGTGACGGAGGTAGGAAATGCAGACAGGTATGTGCCTAGACCAGCCACTGTGAAGGGGTGATTTTACTTTGTCCTAAGGGGGATAGCTCCAAAAAACTATCCTTTTGTGAGGTGCTGAGCTCCTGttacttccactgatttcaatctGAGTCCTCCCAGGATCATTCTTGTGAGAGCAAGCTCTGGTTGGGTAGAGTGGGCTGGATTATGATGTAAATGAGGATTAATACTGGTGTAAGTTAAATCAGTTTGTGCTCCTGCTACGTGTTGTACAGCACTGAGCATCCTCACTGTTCTTATACAAATAAACCTCAAAATAATTACAGGTTTATCACATGACATAATTTCATTCACAGATATCGCCTCCAAATGAAAATATTATTATCAACAACCCCAGCAGACCGTGGTGGGAAAGGTACCAGCCCATCAGCTACAAACTGTGCACCCGATCTGGAAATGAAAATGAATTTAAAGACATGGTGACCCGATGCAACAATGCTGGAGTAAGTATCTGGAAGTTCTTCAGGTTGAAATAGTGTAGAGAGAAATAACTGATTTCAGCTGGCATAGCAGTCTGTTCTATGGCAAAGGGAGAAGGCATCAAAGAAGTTACATAAAAGAGAAGGAATGTAAATGGGGAATAAACAGTGACCTGGTCAGTGACATTTATTATGTCACCTCACTCACTCTCCTTTGAAAAACAAACTGACATGCAACCATTGCTCCCTAGGTTTATATTTATGTGGATGCTGTAGTCAACCACATGTGTGGATCAGGTGTAGGCTCTGGAAATGGTGCCACTTGTGGAAGTTATTACAACGCAGGGAACAGAGATTTTCCAGCTGTCCCGTACTCAGCCTGGGACTTTAATGATGGTAAATGTAAAACTGGAAGTGGAGATATTGAAAATTACAATGATTTGAATCAGGTAAATAAGGATCTGTTTTTACTATCCCCTCCTCTTATCTTCTCGACCAATCTCTGACCATCTAAaaagccccctcctcctgcccaaaaAAGATCTTTTGTGGAACAATGCAATACACACTCAGTTCAAGATGATACTTAAGTACAGGCCTATAATTAAGTGTGGGAGTATGACCACTAATTTCAACGATGCTTAGAGTAATGCTGCTGCACCTATTTATGTAGTTCCATTCACTCTTAACTGATGAAGACACTATTGTGATCAAGCTATTACACAACTTTCCAGCCTGATCAGTAGCTACTAATGAGAGATGACCTTAGAAAATCCACAGGTCTGCAGCAAAGGATGCTGGTGATTCAGTGGATACTGACCCATAAAACTGGAATCTGAGCTCTTGTAATCATTAAATGGCTAATGGCTCCTTTCCCAGCTTTAGGGCTTTTAGCTTCTCTGTCTTGTTTGCCAAGTTCCTTCCTAAACTCGCAGGCAGCTACATCTGGAAGCAATATTCTTCACTTCCTGGCCTGATGTGAGACTCACACCAGCTCAGTATAGTAAGTTCCAGGATGCATACTTCTGTAGTGACTTTGAAGGAATTCTCTTCAAAACAGGTTTAGCTTGTGGATTGAACACATTTATGGcgtgaattgaaaaatatgttCACAATAGATCTATTTTAATCAGAGATTTATAATGTAGTGCATAGGCACCGACACTGTGGTTCCTTCTTCCCACAGTGCCTGTCATTGGCTAGTAGCCTAGCTGATTGAATTCctgttcttccttccctcccagagcttctcaCCTGACACAAATAGCTGTTTTGCAACATACAGAAGCCCTGGGATAGAGGGGGAAGAATAGGGACAGGAAAAGATATGGTAGGAAGAAGCAAGGCAGGGTGTTGAGTGAAGGAGTGaaatggggcaggaggtggggtcaaACACCGGCCTGTgaaaaggggtggagtgggggagacCCTGGATCAGAGTGGGGGGTCAAGCACTCCCTGAGCTAGAGGAAAATAGGCACATACGGTTTGGTGTATGACTCTATGGTATCCCATCCTATTTTTAAAACAGGTTCGTGACTGCCGCCTGGTCAGTCTTCTTGATCTTGCCCTGGAGAAGGACTATGTGCGCACAAAAGTTGCTGACTACATGAACCACCTCATTGATATTGGTGTGGCAGGCTTCAGAATTGATGCTTCCAAGCACATGTGGCCTGGAGATATGAAGGCATTTTTAGGCAAACTGCACAACCTAAATACTCAATGGTTTCCCTCTAACACCAAGCCTTTCATTTACCAGGAGGTAATCTCATTTTCTGACTTTTGCTTTGCATAGAAATGGGTCCTTTTgcataaaaatacaaatacaGTATTGGCCAGATCCCGCAAAGCACAAAGTTCTGAACGTTGTTGGCTTAATATAGCAGAGCAGAGCTGCTGATGTGAGGGGGAGTGCAAAGGGGGCTACTGCCCGGAGGCTCAGTGGTTCAGAGGAGCCTGGAGCTCCCATCTGCTGCCactactactgcagcagcagcgtgGTCAgagcccaggccctttaaataacCACTTGAGCACTATGCTGGCTATCCCAACCCtatcccttctgggagcatagagCTGTCTCCCctgccaccttgcccaggggcccagcaaccCTGTTGCTCGCTTGTAGAATAGTACTTAAGAATTAACTTAATAAACAGTACTTAATACTTATATGAGATCATAAAAGTTTTAAAGGCTAAATGGTAAATTCTGTAATTTTACATGATCTCCAGTTTGCATATACAAATAGATCCTTTTGTTTTGAAATCAAGCAGGGTCATAAACGTATGTTATTCATATAAATACTTAGGCATTTGCTCTTCCCAGGTGAAAATGACATCATGAAGTTTAAGGAAAAAATGAACCATGAAAAAATACTCCTTATAGTCACTTACCTTTGCCATCTAGGAATCCCCCTTTTAGTCTTCTGTTCTGACATTCAGGTTTTCCAAGGAACTCTTCAGAGAACAGTTCACCAGGGCTTTTTAATTTGTGCAGGTCCAGGAATTTCATTTTCCTAGCTAACCTACTCAGAGGCAGCAGAAAGATCACAACATCGATTTTGTGTAGGCCCTAAACAAATGATaaagttttgatttttaaatatagtaCTTCTCTCTATTTAAATGGCTATTTAAAAAACTGATGCTAATAACTACCCGTAGAAACAGTTTaataggttttttcccccctaaatcTTTTAAAGTCAGAATTTTCAAGTCTCTTTTGAATTCTCAAACTCAGCATTCTGACACAAGGGTAATTCTTTTAACACTTATAACACCTAAACATGCTTCTTGTATAGAAAATGAGATGGTTTTAATGTTCTTCATGATTTTTCTAGGACAGATTTTTCTTATACAGTGTTAACTATGTATATTATATGGCTTTTTAAATAGCTAGGAATGTTTTAACAACTTTTTCTTACTTTGGCCAGGTAATTGACTTGGGTGGAGAAGCAATTAAAGCCAGTGACTACTTCGAAAATGGCCGAGTGACTGAATTCAAATATGGTGCAAAACTGGGGACCGTCATCCGCAAATGGAATGGAGAAAAGATGGCCTATTTAAAGTATATACCAATTGGATGAATTGCGAAATTCATGCAACAACTGAAATATTAGTGTCAATGTGTTTGAGACTCTGTTGGTTTTTTAGGAACTGGGGAGAAGGCTGGGGTTTCATGCCCTCTGACAGAGCCCTTGTCTTTGTGGATAATCATGACAACCAAAGGGGCCATGGTGCTGGAGGAGCTTCTATTCTAACCTTCTGGGATGCCAGGTAGGGAAAGCTATTGGCTGTGTAAGGGTCTTAGTATTTTTTCCTAACGATTACAATATATCTTCATGTGTCTCGTTACCCTTTGGCTTGCAGATTATATAAAATGGCGGTTGGTTTCATGCTTGCTCATCCTTATGGATTCACACGGGTAATGTCAAGCTACCGGTGGACAAGAAATTTCCAGAATGGAAAGGTAGGGTAGTTGAAAATAAATTCACAAGGCTCTTACTTTTCCTCTGTGTGGAGTGACAGTGCAGGCACTGTTGAGTTCCTCTTAAATTCTTTGGGGCAGGAGCATTTCTTGAGTGATGAATAAACCTTGTTTTGCCTCCCTGCATATGAATGAAAATTATCCTTTTTCCTGTGGCCTTTCTCATAGTTAGAATGTTTCATTTTTACTATTTTCTGTTTAACAACAAGGATGTTAATGACTGGATAGGACCACCAAGCAATGGTGATGGCTCCACCAAAGCTGTTACAATCAATGCGGATTCCACTTGTGGCAATGGTTGGGTCTGTGAACATAGGTGGCGTCAAATAAGGTAGGGATCTGTAGAGAGAAATTAAATACAGATGATGCATTTTGCAATATATCTTTCACGGTTTGGGAAGATTTCAGTTTGCCTATTTGTTCTATTTTCAGGAACATGGCTATTTTCCGTAATGTGGTTAATGGCCAAGCTTTCTCAAACTGGTGGGACAATGGTAGCAATCAAGTGGCTTTTGGGCGTGGTAATAAAGGCTTCATCGTCTTTAATAATGATGACTGGTAAGTAAGTAGGGTAAATTGGAACAGACTGGACAGGAGACAAATTTGTAATACAACAGATTATGACTCTTAAGTATTGTAGTTCAAAACCTGCACATGCCATCTTCTTCCAGAAATGCTTTCCAAAACCCAGCATTAGCTTCCAAAACAATACATAAGTTTGCTGCTGATGCTGGAGTGTATTCAGATCCATCATTGAGGAGGTTTGGCCCTTAGGAATGTATGTCTATGGAGGTCTGAGTGGTAACTAGGCATGAGCTAGAAGGTGGACGGCTCTAAAGAAATGAGCAGAGACTAATAATTGACTCAGGTTGGGATGCTCTAGAAAAGGCCAGGGATGTGGAACTGGATCAGGTCTGctgaagggaggaggagaagagttgATGACTGAATTAGATGATTTATAGGGACAGGATTCTCAGGTTTTTAATGCTCTTCACTGAATTATTCTTGATTCTTGTGAATCAGTTCTATTAAATGCCTCCCTCCTCTTCAGTACAAAAGGCATTTTGTATTCAAGCAGTGCCTTCAATCTCTTTGGATATTCCTGAAGACTATAGTGGAGTCTCATGAGGGATGGCAGTTTGATAGGATTAGTGTTGTGCTCTTTTAGGCTCCTCTCATGTCAGAGGTGCAAAAAGAGATTTGGGGAATTTGTGACATAGTGGAAGCCATAAAGAACATGACATTGCCAGAAAATGGTTCTTCTGAAACCAGCTTTCTGCTAAGGTGCTTTAGGGGGCAATCAGAAAAGGTAATTTGGGTTTGAAAAGAAAGAGAGCTtcaggaagaggaaaaaggacaATATATGTACAGAAGTGACAATGAAGGGTGTAAATGTTTAGTCTGAACCGGAAGCTGATCGTTCTGTCAAAGCTGGTAAATATTGTAAGAATCTGAGTTTGTGTTCTGTCTCTTTGGCTGCATTTACACACCACCCTATACTtggaataagatacgcaatttgtgttatgcaaatagtgtatcttattttgaatctattttgaaatagcctattttgaaatttagcacaaCAACAGTGCCAAATTGCAAAATAGTACActgttttgagccatcccttattccttgtgcaacAAGATTTACTGGGATATTGATATAGTGTGTCcattattttgtaaaatattttgaaataatgggtggcttgtgtagatgagGGGTAGTTAtttctgtgcagtgtagacattcccttaccGCTTGCAGCTTAAATCTTCCCAAAGAGATtcaggccctgtctacactgtgggcCCTACAGCTACTGTGCTGCAGCcatgctacagtgtagacatttccTAAAGTGACAGAAAGGCTTTTTCCATCAGGGAAGTTAATCCACCTTTCCCAACAATGGCTGTTAtgtcagtggaagaattcttccatggtCCTGGCAGTATCTATGACAAGGTTATGTGAACTTAACTATGGCGCTCAAGGGTATGAATTTTTCTCACCATCAAGAAATATAGGCAGGTCAATCTAAATTTTACATGTAAAACAAGCCTTAGATGAAATTTCTGTGCTTTTAGTGGAGGGTTATATCTGTGAGGAAAGAACTATCCCAGGAAATAAATATATGAAGCTTTTGTCTTAATAAATGACATGGAACACCCTGTCTTGTTCATGCTGACCAGTGGTGCTGCATCCTTGTGAGGTGCCTATGAAGATTACACAGAGCACTTTCAATTAATTGCAGTTGCTCTTATTTCAGCTAAAGAACTCATAGTAGATTTCCCATACCAGCACTTCCTAACCCATTGGCCCAATTAGCAAAAAATTAAACTAAAGATTAAAACTCATCTGACCTTGTAGGGTCATCCCATGGGCTGCAGGCTAGAatgactttttattattttttctttattacagAGAAAGATCTATGTTAAAGAGACTGAACTATCACTTATTCCTTTTCTATCTGTTTTTATACCCAGGGCCTTGAATACAAATTTGCAAACTGGCCTTCCTGCTGGCACTTATTGTGATGTTATTTCTGGGCAAAAGGAGGGCAACTCCTGTACTGGAATCAAAGTCAACGTTGGTTCTGACGGCATTGCCAATTTCCAGATTAGTAACCAGGCTGAAGATCCTTTCATTGCAATTCATGTGAACGATAAATTGTAATGTAAACTGGACGCATCTCTTCCCTTGGTTTTTCACACtgcactttgttttgttttctgagcATGCAGCAATGAATAATCTTTTAATTAAGAAATAAATAGTAGTGGAGCAAAACTGTTGTGAGTTTCATTAATGAAATTAAGTGTAACTATTTGTACTCTCAGCACGTACCTGATAGAAATGCTTGTAAAAGATGGTGTATTTGGCCAACAGTGTAGCTTAATACTAGCTGTACTACAGTATTTTTTTCAGGTGGAGCAAAACAAAAGGACAGCAATTAGAAGCAGAAATTAAATGATAcatttattttactgttttaaGGCCAAATTTGGTATATGTTCATACACACatcactaatatatatatatatatatatatatatatatatatatatatatatatatatatatatatatatatatatgaataatGAATTTAAAGTGATGAAAACAGGTGAAATAAATACATATTATTCTCCATAGGTACATTACATTATATTAAATGATAGGATGTTGCTCATACGGCATGGAGTGGCTCATGACTGTGAATGCCTATCTCTGGGCAGACTGTCAAAAagagaaattttttaaaaaacaacgaatagtctggcagcaccttaaaaactaacaaaacatgtagatggtatcatgagctttcgtgggcacagcccacttcttcagatgaatggagcactaaaagttcagatccaagaataaataagggaaggggcaggagggaggaaagaagggagaAAATGTTAAGAGCGTTCAAGTTGCAAGAAGCTGATGAGACCAATTTGCACTTTCTCTAAGTGCCCATTGtgtagttggttaagtcattaggatgtggaaggtagtatgGGAGCCAATCAATGTCTTCATTCATACCTctatgataggaatcaaacttgtaaatgaagttaagttccaaccctttcctgtctatttggcttgtggaattggcctgaaacaacatggtgatgttgagatccattaatgaatgcccagacaggttaaagtgttctccaacaggtttttgtgtgtcaAAAACAGGACAGACACCACAAACTGGTAGTACATTCTATAATTACTCCATGTCTGCACTTACAGAGTTTGTGCATTGTCAGTTTCACTAGTGATAGAGAACTGGTAAAAGAACATTGCTTTTGTGTTCTCATTTACTTCTGCAGTCATCAGATCGTGTTCATTTTTGCAGCACCTTCATTGCCATTGAgggcagctatcccacagtgTAGCTCTCTCTATTTTGAGGATAGTTCTtgtgggcaggggaagggtgaTCACAGGGAATCCTGGATCCCTGTACAATCTTCTCTCCCCAAACACTTATCTGGCTCCAGTAGTTCAGTGTTGTTCCAACCAGCGGTTCATTTAGTATGTGGAGAAGCCCTTGTCACTTGGCCAGATGATTAGTGAGCACTTGCAAAGAAAACAGTAAAGGACGTTTCAAAGTTCCCAGGGCTttacaggaggaggagaagacctCCGTTAACCTGGATCAGAGCAGAAAATCTGCTGGCTAGAGTTGTCTTGTAGGTACTGTCGGATATCCTCCCAAGATTAAAAGCTATGTAAACAGGATGACCGTCCCTTCACTTGCACATCACCACAAAAGCATCACAGCTGTATGCCTCTCATGAAGGTGGTTTTCtgtttgtggtgtagacatgcccttagaattCATCAGCACAGTAATAAGTGAGTACTACTGGATCATGGTCACAATTTTatcatggagtcacagacagtccccttTGGTCTCCCATCTTATTTGTCACCCGGGTAATCTGGATTTAGCAATAAACAGTCACATACACAAAAAATAACAAATTATTCAAGTTGCTACCCATCCAAAGAGACCTGGCTCTAACCCCGACATCAATAGGTACCCTGCATCTTACACCAAACGCAATGCCCTGTAGCCACTTCTCTTACCATTTTAAGGTTTATCTAGGAAAGAGGAATAAGATTAGTTATTGGTTAAAGCAAGCAAGCATATACAAACAAAGGAGTTACCATGATAATCTGCCAGTTCAAAATGTTCTTCGGGCTAGATCCAGATTAACCCTGGGTATCTCTGCATTAATGTAGATTGTCTGTACTACTACTCATGTCAGTAACATTTATGTTGCTTAGAGTataaatatccccccccccccccccgatgtaaATTATTTTGGGATAGAGACTGACAAAGGTACAACTACTAGTTGAAGGTGGATtaattatgctgatgggagatCTCTCCCCTCTGGGCATATAGCAGCTACATGAGAGattttacagtggcacagctgcattggTGCAGTTGCAGTGTTGTTAGctgtccagtgtagacagagctttaGTGTCTCTGGCCCTGGGAGACTTCAGACAGCAAAGAGAACATCCTGTGAGAATCTTTATATGACCTTCCCTCAGCATTCAAACTGGGCATATAATTTCTTTATGGTTAGAAGAGGCAGCCAGCAAAACCATTTTTGTCCTAGATGGCCCATCAAGTCTTGATAGTTGTTCTTGATTGGGGGAGGAACCTTTCCCTTCTGAGTTCACAAGTTGTGGGTATTTTTACAATTGTAAAACATAAGTTGTTTTACCTTGCTGCATGAAATACAGATATTACAAGTAAGAGTAATGGATGCAGAACTGTAAAATCATTTCAGAGTCTAAACACTAAGTACATTCTTATAAGATTAATACCCGTTTTGATCAAAATGAACATACAGGTGAAATGGTTTAGTTCTAACCAAGAGTTGGTTAGTTCTTAGTCAACACTATGGCCATGCCAAAAAATAGTACTAGTTTAACTATTGGGGACATTGTGATGCTGGTAAAATAGGGCAAGTTCAGTGCTAGCAAGTTTCTCATCAACAGacagtaaaagatattacatctcccctcttccccccgcccctgctggaACAAAGCCTTTCTGATACAGACTGCTTCCACATGCTCCCCTTGGGCCAGTACAACTCTATATCACTCCTATGTGTAAGAACCATGGTAGCAACAGAATCTAGTCCTTAGAGGTTTCATGTTTATCAGCCACTATCTTCAGTTTGCATAACCCCACAGATAGAATATTATCTGTAAAGGGTGTGAGATAAACATCTTCTCCAGCTATTGTAACAAGAGATTAggatatcacacacacacaggactgGGTTATCACTGAATGAATCAGTTGGGAGGAAAAGGCTCAATGCAGAAAAGGAAACTTCTGCCTATCCTGAAGCTGGGAACATAGTTTTATATTAATCTATATTCTGGGAAAAATGCTGAATGGTCTGAACCAAAACAGTTTATGAAATAGGGCGTTATTCAACAAATTTTCTAACTTGAAGtaatgttgagaaaaaaaagtacaAACAACCCTACAACATTTTGCTCATGTGAATGAAAAATCCCAGGCTTCTGGTTTACAATGActatttcatttagaaatttaagttagttagattttttttaaaagtaacaaaaaaattaaatctagCCAAGATATTTAATTTGGTTTTTTTCAGTTCATGATTATCTTTTAGATTGTATTTTAGTATAAGACAATGAAGGGGATGTGAAACAATGACCTCGCAAAATATTCAAAGGAAAGGAAAACTGTTTCCTGCCTATATTTTCACAACAAATACATGttttaaaatcatagaactggaagggttcCGAAGAGCTCATGTAGTCCAGTCCTGTGCACTCAGGATAGGAATAAGTAttatctaggccagtgtttctcaacctttttttaaataaagtacccctttaaaaaatatatatatatatgtaccccaccagtacctacagttttcagacacacaaaatctttttctactattgcaacacatttgtttaaagaacttaatcgtagttgggtgggcaatgaaatttttgagtttaaaaagtacaaaaataatgaagtgctgtaaaacttacaaaaaaatcatttttctccaaatttcagttgtgttgacatatcccCTGACTTCTcccgagtacccctaagggtactcctacctctggttgagaaacactaatctAGGCCAGGGCTACTTAACAAGCAACCCGTGGTCTGCTTGCAGCCCGCGACCCCTTTGTTTGCAGCTCCTGGCATgatttgggtttacgtggggctcaacacatgacCAACAGGTgcatcctttgaacatggcctccactgggaacacactgcacaatggtgagtcaatataTTGGTCTT contains:
- the LOC102460184 gene encoding pancreatic alpha-amylase is translated as MKTFLLLATVGLCWAQYNPNTKDGKTSIVHLFEWRWADIALECERYLKPNGYGGVQISPPNENIIINNPSRPWWERYQPISYKLCTRSGNENEFKDMVTRCNNAGVYIYVDAVVNHMCGSGVGSGNGATCGSYYNAGNRDFPAVPYSAWDFNDGKCKTGSGDIENYNDLNQVRDCRLVSLLDLALEKDYVRTKVADYMNHLIDIGVAGFRIDASKHMWPGDMKAFLGKLHNLNTQWFPSNTKPFIYQEVIDLGGEAIKASDYFENGRVTEFKYGAKLGTVIRKWNGEKMAYLKNWGEGWGFMPSDRALVFVDNHDNQRGHGAGGASILTFWDARLYKMAVGFMLAHPYGFTRVMSSYRWTRNFQNGKDVNDWIGPPSNGDGSTKAVTINADSTCGNGWVCEHRWRQIRNMAIFRNVVNGQAFSNWWDNGSNQVAFGRGNKGFIVFNNDDWALNTNLQTGLPAGTYCDVISGQKEGNSCTGIKVNVGSDGIANFQISNQAEDPFIAIHVNDKL